One segment of Halococcus saccharolyticus DSM 5350 DNA contains the following:
- a CDS encoding cytochrome c oxidase subunit 3 has translation MGTADDTAEDHGGHHLPADEDWPRGFGEASWWPFVSAAGAAGLYVGAALFLLGRGDVEIVSPMAGPAVFIASTGLFLGGLFGWLYHAFIADFWTRGTDEHSADTLRFAMVLFLGTEIATFGAGFIYYFFIRVGTWAPGELPHLLSSLVLANTAILVVSSFTFHFAEVALRKGNRRRFLGLLSATALLGIVFIGGQILEYYTFIVEEGFTLTSGIFASAFFGLTGLHGLHVTLGAVLIGIVLVRAFAGQYSAERHTSVSTVSMYWHFVDVVWLFLVVVLYVGAVANV, from the coding sequence ATGGGAACAGCGGACGATACGGCGGAGGACCACGGCGGCCATCACCTCCCGGCGGACGAGGACTGGCCGCGCGGGTTCGGCGAGGCGAGCTGGTGGCCGTTCGTGAGCGCGGCGGGTGCGGCCGGACTGTACGTCGGCGCGGCCCTGTTCTTGCTGGGGCGTGGCGACGTGGAAATCGTGTCACCGATGGCCGGTCCGGCGGTGTTCATCGCCAGCACCGGACTCTTCCTCGGTGGCCTGTTCGGCTGGCTGTATCACGCCTTCATCGCCGACTTCTGGACGCGTGGCACCGACGAACACAGCGCGGACACCCTCCGATTCGCGATGGTCCTGTTCCTCGGGACCGAGATCGCCACCTTCGGCGCGGGGTTCATCTACTACTTCTTCATCCGAGTCGGCACGTGGGCACCCGGCGAGCTTCCGCATCTGCTAAGCTCGCTCGTTCTCGCCAACACCGCGATCCTCGTGGTCAGCAGCTTCACGTTCCACTTCGCCGAGGTCGCGCTCCGGAAGGGCAATCGTCGGCGCTTCCTCGGCCTGCTCTCCGCCACCGCGCTTCTCGGGATAGTCTTCATCGGCGGCCAGATCCTCGAATACTACACCTTCATCGTCGAGGAGGGCTTCACGCTCACCAGCGGGATCTTCGCGAGCGCCTTCTTCGGGCTCACGGGACTTCACGGCCTCCACGTCACGCTGGGCGCAGTCTTGATCGGGATCGTGCTCGTGCGGGCGTTCGCCGGCCAGTACTCCGCCGAACGTCACACCTCCGTGAGCACGGTTTCGATGTACTGGCACTTCGTCGACGTGGTCTGGCTCTTCCTCGTGGTGGTGCTGTACGTCGGCGCTGTGGCGAACGTCTGA
- a CDS encoding heme o synthase, translating into MSRVTPAVATHTDSVPTRVTTLLAAAAVGVYLLIVIGATTTLSHAATACTTWPACGVDLSNPRLAIAWGHRIAAALVGLLVLGAIVAAWRAPAPRRAKTVLAVPFVLYPIQIGIGALAATTSATWISTAHLLCGVGIFTGLVVALAWTLEIDVPAAAPDSDTQLAEATPSAATTDDRTTTKTPSADSHRDPTVAENDVEAVSTRSPSPVDRGVIERARTVGAAYFRLMKPRLMWLLCLVAAAGMALAAGPGLDAGTVVRVLGGGVLAIGASGTFNHVLERDIDRRMQRTADRPLATDEVGVRNAMAFGCVLAVASLGLFLTVNLLAAALGLCAILFYSVIYTLVLKPNTVQNTVLGGAAGALPAIIGWVGVTGKIGIPGLALAGVIFLWTPAHFYNLALAYKDDYERADFPMMPVVRGERVTRRHILWYLGATLLGASVLAAVAELGWLYAAATVAFGGVFLWSVVRLHRERTENAAFRAFHASNAYLGAVLVAVVIDAIVL; encoded by the coding sequence ATGAGTCGAGTTACACCAGCCGTGGCCACCCATACAGATTCCGTCCCGACGCGGGTGACGACGCTGCTCGCCGCCGCCGCCGTCGGCGTCTACCTCCTGATCGTGATCGGGGCGACCACGACGCTCTCACACGCAGCCACCGCGTGTACGACGTGGCCAGCCTGCGGCGTCGATCTCTCGAATCCACGCCTCGCCATCGCGTGGGGCCATCGCATCGCTGCGGCTCTCGTCGGCCTGCTCGTCCTCGGCGCGATCGTCGCTGCCTGGCGCGCGCCGGCCCCACGACGCGCGAAGACCGTTCTCGCCGTGCCGTTCGTGCTCTATCCGATCCAGATCGGGATCGGTGCGCTCGCCGCAACCACCAGCGCGACGTGGATCTCGACCGCCCACCTGCTCTGTGGCGTCGGGATCTTCACCGGTCTCGTCGTCGCGCTCGCGTGGACGCTCGAAATCGATGTTCCTGCGGCCGCACCGGACAGCGACACACAGCTCGCCGAAGCCACACCATCGGCCGCGACGACAGACGACCGGACGACGACTAAGACACCATCCGCCGATAGCCACCGTGACCCGACGGTTGCCGAGAACGACGTAGAAGCGGTATCGACGCGATCGCCGTCCCCTGTTGACAGAGGGGTGATCGAACGCGCACGAACCGTCGGGGCGGCGTACTTCCGGCTGATGAAACCCCGGCTGATGTGGCTGCTGTGTCTGGTCGCAGCCGCCGGGATGGCGCTCGCCGCCGGGCCGGGGCTCGACGCCGGCACCGTCGTCCGGGTGCTCGGCGGTGGCGTGCTCGCGATCGGCGCGAGCGGCACGTTCAACCACGTCCTCGAACGCGACATCGACCGCCGGATGCAGCGAACCGCCGATCGGCCGCTCGCGACCGACGAAGTGGGCGTCCGCAACGCGATGGCCTTCGGCTGCGTGCTCGCGGTCGCGTCGCTCGGCCTGTTCCTCACCGTGAACCTGCTCGCGGCCGCGCTCGGGCTGTGTGCCATCCTGTTTTACAGCGTGATCTACACCCTGGTTCTCAAACCCAATACTGTACAGAACACGGTACTCGGGGGTGCAGCGGGCGCGCTGCCGGCGATCATCGGCTGGGTCGGCGTAACGGGGAAGATCGGGATCCCTGGACTCGCGCTCGCGGGTGTGATCTTCCTCTGGACGCCGGCGCACTTCTACAATCTCGCGCTCGCGTACAAGGATGACTACGAGCGTGCCGACTTCCCGATGATGCCCGTGGTCCGTGGTGAGCGGGTCACGCGCCGGCACATCCTGTGGTATCTCGGTGCGACCCTCCTCGGCGCGAGCGTGCTCGCGGCGGTCGCCGAACTCGGCTGGCTCTACGCCGCGGCCACGGTCGCCTTCGGCGGTGTGTTCCTCTGGTCGGTGGTCCGACTCCACCGCGAGCGGACCGAAAACGCCGCGTTCCGGGCGTTTCACGCGTCGAACGCGTACCTCGGTGCGGTGCTCGTCGCGGTCGTGATCGACGCCATCGTGTTGTGA
- a CDS encoding ABC transporter permease — translation MTATGRVGAEFTAAWRSFLRRRTAVFFTFFFPVLLILIFGVLVQTQPTGGGLFTEPAGYYVPGYLAVVVLFTPLSRIGSTVARHRDGNRFEKLATTPLSRTEWLLARTLVNVVIIGIASLLILGLVVLVTGAEVALSPALIPFIGIAVALFCGVGALLGSLADSTDGTIAASNTIALPLLFLSETFVPPDLLPTWFQPIVNLSPLTYFARGVRAVTNEASAAVWGRDLIVLCVLAVGFVALGAYALPRTD, via the coding sequence GTGACCGCCACCGGCCGGGTGGGAGCGGAGTTCACGGCGGCGTGGCGATCGTTCCTCCGGCGGCGGACCGCGGTGTTTTTCACGTTTTTCTTCCCCGTCCTCCTGATCTTGATCTTCGGCGTGCTCGTCCAGACCCAGCCCACGGGCGGCGGGCTGTTCACCGAACCGGCGGGCTACTACGTACCTGGCTACCTCGCGGTCGTGGTGCTGTTCACGCCGCTCTCACGGATCGGGAGCACGGTCGCGCGCCACCGCGACGGCAACCGCTTCGAGAAGCTCGCGACCACGCCGCTCTCGCGGACGGAGTGGCTGCTCGCCCGGACGCTCGTCAACGTCGTCATCATCGGGATCGCGAGCCTGCTCATCCTCGGGCTCGTGGTGCTCGTCACTGGAGCCGAGGTGGCGCTCTCACCGGCGCTGATCCCGTTCATCGGGATCGCGGTCGCGCTGTTCTGTGGGGTCGGCGCGCTGCTCGGGAGCCTCGCCGACTCTACTGATGGGACGATCGCCGCGAGCAACACGATCGCGCTGCCCCTCCTCTTTCTCTCGGAGACGTTCGTCCCGCCCGACCTGCTCCCGACCTGGTTCCAGCCGATCGTGAATCTCTCGCCGCTCACCTACTTCGCACGCGGCGTGCGCGCGGTGACGAACGAAGCCAGCGCGGCGGTGTGGGGCAGAGACCTGATCGTGCTCTGCGTGCTCGCGGTCGGCTTCGTCGCGCTCGGAGCGTACGCGCTCCCGCGGACGGACTGA
- a CDS encoding DUF7541 family protein: MDDQPGISDQYRMSSPWPLIVVLGFVCSELGLLFNVFPVAVGGLLLLVGSVAGIVQESGYAERPWNLLVGLGLALVALGGILAFTQLDSLSVDALASTLLNPSGIVTRGVALAVAGLVAALVGAGGRYVESDPY; encoded by the coding sequence ATGGACGACCAGCCCGGGATCAGCGACCAGTACCGGATGTCGAGCCCCTGGCCGCTGATCGTGGTCCTCGGGTTCGTGTGTTCGGAGCTCGGCCTCCTGTTCAACGTCTTCCCGGTCGCCGTTGGCGGTCTCCTGTTGCTCGTCGGGTCGGTCGCGGGGATCGTCCAGGAGTCGGGCTACGCCGAGCGACCCTGGAACCTGCTCGTGGGGCTCGGGCTCGCGCTCGTGGCGCTCGGCGGTATCCTCGCGTTCACCCAGCTCGACAGCCTCTCCGTCGACGCGCTCGCGAGCACCCTGCTCAACCCCAGCGGGATCGTCACCCGTGGTGTGGCGCTCGCAGTCGCGGGACTGGTCGCCGCACTCGTGGGGGCCGGCGGACGGTACGTCGAGAGCGATCCGTACTGA
- a CDS encoding ABC transporter ATP-binding protein, translating into MERALVAEDVRREYGDRVALDGVSLSVDAGEVFALVGPNGAGKTTLVRALTGTTDIDGEVSVFGESPATVAKSRLGVLPQEFTPPERLSARELVAYYAGLYDDPRDVENVLADVGLADTADTHYENLSGGQRRRTCVGATLVNDPDLLVLDEPTTGIDPAGRRDLRRLLADLADGGTTVLLTTHDMTEAERLADRVGLLADGRLAAVDSPAALVAEHGGENRIVVDLVTEPSEDVAATSGATAPSPAAAADALDETGHRVELRDTELVIHGIAAEEIGSVVDDLEDTGIAYDGLEWRQPDLEDVYLAVTGQAVTGGGEPIAESTDTDSDDTEAETPAKPSASEGETEVAQ; encoded by the coding sequence ATGGAACGGGCACTCGTCGCCGAGGACGTCCGGCGTGAGTATGGCGATCGGGTCGCGCTCGACGGCGTCTCGCTGTCGGTCGACGCTGGCGAGGTGTTCGCCCTTGTCGGACCGAACGGTGCGGGCAAGACCACGCTGGTCCGCGCGCTGACCGGAACGACCGACATCGACGGCGAAGTATCGGTGTTCGGCGAGTCGCCCGCGACCGTCGCGAAGTCGCGTCTCGGCGTCCTGCCCCAAGAGTTCACTCCACCGGAACGCCTGAGCGCGCGCGAACTCGTCGCCTACTACGCCGGCCTCTACGACGATCCCCGCGATGTCGAGAACGTGCTTGCGGACGTCGGCCTCGCCGACACCGCCGACACCCACTACGAGAACCTCTCGGGCGGCCAGCGCCGGCGGACCTGCGTCGGCGCGACGCTCGTGAACGACCCCGACCTTCTCGTGCTCGACGAGCCCACGACGGGGATCGATCCCGCGGGCCGTCGTGATCTCCGGCGACTCCTCGCCGACCTCGCCGACGGCGGCACCACGGTACTGCTCACCACCCACGACATGACCGAAGCCGAGCGCCTCGCCGACCGGGTGGGGCTGCTCGCCGACGGCCGCCTCGCCGCCGTCGACTCCCCCGCAGCCCTCGTCGCCGAACACGGTGGCGAGAACCGGATCGTGGTCGATCTCGTCACCGAGCCGAGCGAGGATGTCGCGGCCACCAGTGGCGCTACGGCACCGTCGCCAGCGGCCGCAGCGGATGCGCTCGACGAGACCGGCCATCGGGTCGAACTGCGCGACACCGAACTCGTGATTCACGGGATCGCGGCCGAGGAGATCGGTTCGGTGGTCGACGATCTCGAAGACACCGGTATCGCCTACGACGGCCTCGAATGGCGACAGCCCGATCTCGAAGACGTCTATCTCGCGGTGACCGGACAAGCGGTCACCGGCGGCGGGGAACCGATCGCGGAATCGACAGACACCGATAGCGACGACACGGAAGCGGAGACACCGGCGAAGCCAAGCGCGAGCGAAGGTGAAACGGAGGTGGCCCAGTGA
- a CDS encoding DUF6684 family protein produces the protein MSERTFDRETLLDLTVNVIPLGIILFFVVLFLVVRPWEQNLFLTAVSMALLVVPFVALALLTYFSGRAIAGAEQADTEVAATDSSTAESGSKGASADLADGVTADRADDETTADRDDDDLEPAVTEADSK, from the coding sequence ATGTCAGAGCGTACCTTCGACCGCGAGACCCTCCTCGATCTCACGGTCAACGTCATCCCCCTGGGGATCATCCTGTTTTTCGTGGTGCTGTTTCTCGTCGTCAGGCCGTGGGAACAGAACCTCTTTCTGACGGCAGTGAGCATGGCGCTGCTGGTGGTTCCCTTCGTCGCGCTCGCGCTCCTCACGTACTTCTCCGGGCGGGCGATCGCCGGGGCCGAACAGGCCGACACCGAAGTGGCGGCCACCGATTCCAGCACCGCCGAATCCGGCTCGAAGGGCGCGAGTGCTGACCTCGCTGATGGCGTCACCGCCGATAGGGCCGACGACGAAACGACGGCCGATCGGGATGACGACGATCTCGAACCCGCCGTCACCGAAGCCGACTCGAAGTGA
- the coxB gene encoding cytochrome c oxidase subunit II has translation MKRTRIGLFAPLVVALLLVAVEPAMAQSVTERMISNLNTSLLYVAIPITILVEVILIYTVIRFRNNDDPQPTRENRRLEITWTITTAIILLFVGLASFVVLANPYVSLVPDASGGQAQAQQQAQADVLINQSGATAPPPDSDAVEVEVISYQWGWTFHYPEAGVNASTLAVPNGTDAYFHITSTDVIHAVHVPELGLKQDAVPGEYNTIKTKPTEPGSYQLYCAEFCGSGHSGMLANMTVMPQGEYQQWLSQQEAAGGNASAGGNASAGGNTSNSSAMSAAPAKPA, from the coding sequence ATGAAGCGAACGCGTATCGGCCTCTTCGCCCCGCTCGTCGTCGCGTTACTTCTCGTCGCTGTCGAGCCGGCGATGGCGCAGTCGGTCACCGAGCGGATGATCTCGAACCTGAACACCTCGCTGCTGTACGTGGCGATCCCGATCACGATCCTCGTCGAAGTCATCCTGATCTATACGGTTATCCGGTTCCGGAACAACGACGATCCCCAACCAACCAGGGAGAATCGCCGCCTCGAGATCACGTGGACGATCACGACCGCGATCATCCTACTGTTCGTCGGCCTCGCGTCGTTCGTCGTCCTCGCCAACCCCTACGTCTCGCTGGTCCCCGACGCGAGCGGCGGTCAGGCACAGGCCCAACAGCAGGCCCAGGCGGACGTACTGATCAACCAGTCGGGGGCGACCGCACCGCCGCCAGACAGTGACGCGGTCGAGGTCGAGGTCATCTCCTACCAGTGGGGCTGGACCTTCCACTACCCCGAGGCAGGTGTCAACGCCTCCACGCTCGCCGTTCCGAACGGGACCGACGCCTACTTCCATATCACCTCGACCGACGTGATCCACGCGGTCCACGTCCCCGAACTCGGGCTGAAACAGGACGCGGTCCCCGGTGAGTACAACACCATCAAGACCAAACCCACCGAACCCGGCTCCTACCAGCTCTACTGCGCCGAGTTCTGTGGCTCGGGTCACTCCGGGATGCTCGCGAACATGACCGTGATGCCCCAGGGCGAGTACCAGCAGTGGCTCAGCCAGCAGGAGGCAGCCGGCGGTAACGCCTCCGCGGGCGGCAACGCTTCGGCAGGCGGCAACACCTCCAACAGCTCGGCGATGAGTGCGGCCCCGGCGAAGCCAGCATAG
- a CDS encoding SelT/SelW/SelH family protein yields the protein MATVEIEYCVPCGFLERAEAIQHALLAGLGEELDRVALVTGDHGVLTVTVDDETVFDKANDEYDVDGIVREVRSQL from the coding sequence ATGGCAACCGTCGAGATCGAATACTGCGTCCCGTGTGGCTTCCTCGAACGAGCCGAAGCAATCCAACACGCGCTGCTCGCCGGTCTTGGCGAGGAACTCGACCGGGTGGCGCTCGTGACCGGCGATCACGGCGTGCTCACGGTCACGGTCGACGACGAGACCGTCTTCGACAAAGCCAACGACGAATACGACGTCGACGGAATCGTCCGAGAAGTCCGCAGTCAGCTGTGA
- a CDS encoding FAD-binding and (Fe-S)-binding domain-containing protein, whose product MSGDSHRSPTADRPAHDANYDHQSTAVARPELLDDLQSRIEGDARFDTYTRQLYATDASAYEVTPIGVVFPRSTADVARVMDYCAKRSIPVLPRGGGTSLAGQAVNEAVVLDFTRYMDSLVDIDPDARTARAQPGCYLGDIDEALEPHGLKFAPDPAWGDKSALGGAIGNNSTGAHSLVYGKTDAYVESCEVVLADGTVTEFGECTIEDLRDRADPAGDLEARIHAAVARILDEETDTIENAYPDLKRNVSGYDLDRLVEDARETQHVSERASSAERSSADRSSGQGPREDGGTASESGSVNLARLLCGSEGTLAIVTEATVSLEPIPETKAVALLTYDSLGDAMADVTAILEHDPAAVEVMDDVLLDLARDTSEFADVVGMLPDETDSVLLVEFYADSNSDGRQQVADLIADRVPDGDPDTEPSDGAAERTDEPRYARGAMEAHDADTRARFWKLRKSGLPILLSRTSDAKHISFIEDCAVPADRLPEYVAGFQEILDDNDTFASFYAHAGPGVLHVRPLIDTKTVDGVETMERIADAVTDLVVDLDGSVSGEHGDGRARTQWNRKLYGDHLWEVFRDLKRAFDPDWLLNPGQVCGFLDEAAGDTGEECADAPDLAANLRFDPDYEFDAGFDPVLQWDNENGFEGMAELCHGCGGCRGHQSTTGGTMCPTYRAAEEEILSTRGRANLLRQAMSGDLAEDEAFDVEFMNEVMDLCIGCKGCVNDCPSEVDMAKMKAEVTHEHHQRHGVSLRDRVFANIDRLSALGSRLAPLSNWASEISGARTVLEKTVGIAAERSLPTFHDESFEDWFEARGGAWVPASDAERQVLLFPDTYTNYNHPEAGKAAVRVLEAAGVHIRLPLGVADSGRPAFSKGFLDKARAAAEQNVAALAPLTRRGWDVVVVEPSDAVMFQSDYPDLLGGDDESVPTGTVPAGEGGEQPATDGGSTKSDVEVVARSTYGVMEYVDRLRLDEALDAATPDESLTYHGHCHQKATKKDHHAVGVLRRAGYDIDPLDSGCCGMAGSFGYEAEHLSMSRAIADVLFDQVGRSDGDRVVAPGASCRSQLGERADSEPPHPVEKLAETL is encoded by the coding sequence ATGAGTGGCGATTCGCACCGATCGCCGACGGCCGACCGGCCAGCACACGACGCGAACTACGACCACCAAAGCACGGCGGTGGCGCGACCGGAGCTCCTCGACGATCTCCAGTCACGCATCGAGGGCGACGCACGCTTCGATACCTACACCAGGCAGCTCTACGCCACCGACGCGAGTGCCTACGAAGTGACGCCCATCGGCGTCGTCTTTCCCCGCTCGACTGCCGACGTGGCAAGGGTAATGGACTACTGTGCCAAGCGGTCGATCCCGGTGCTTCCGCGCGGCGGCGGAACCAGTCTCGCGGGGCAGGCCGTCAACGAGGCCGTCGTCCTCGATTTCACTCGCTACATGGATTCGCTCGTCGATATCGATCCCGACGCGCGGACCGCACGCGCCCAGCCGGGGTGCTATCTCGGCGACATCGACGAAGCGCTCGAACCCCACGGCCTGAAGTTTGCACCCGACCCGGCGTGGGGCGACAAGAGCGCACTCGGTGGCGCGATCGGCAACAATTCGACGGGCGCACACTCGCTCGTGTACGGCAAGACCGACGCTTACGTCGAATCGTGCGAGGTCGTCCTCGCCGACGGCACCGTAACCGAGTTCGGCGAGTGCACGATCGAGGACCTCCGCGACCGCGCCGATCCAGCAGGGGACCTCGAAGCTCGGATTCACGCCGCTGTCGCCCGGATCCTTGACGAAGAGACGGACACGATCGAGAACGCCTACCCCGATCTGAAACGAAACGTTTCGGGATACGATCTCGATCGGCTGGTCGAAGACGCGCGCGAGACGCAGCACGTCTCGGAACGTGCGAGTAGCGCGGAACGGAGTTCCGCGGACCGTTCGAGCGGGCAGGGCCCGCGAGAAGACGGTGGAACCGCGAGCGAGTCGGGTAGCGTCAACCTCGCCCGGCTGCTCTGTGGCAGCGAGGGGACTCTCGCGATCGTCACCGAGGCCACCGTTTCGCTCGAACCGATCCCCGAGACGAAGGCCGTCGCGCTGCTGACTTACGACTCGCTCGGCGACGCGATGGCAGACGTCACCGCCATTCTCGAACACGATCCGGCCGCCGTCGAGGTGATGGACGACGTGCTGCTCGATCTCGCGCGTGACACCAGCGAGTTCGCCGACGTCGTCGGGATGCTACCCGACGAGACCGATTCGGTGCTCCTCGTGGAGTTCTACGCCGATTCCAACAGCGACGGGAGACAACAGGTCGCCGACCTGATCGCCGACAGAGTGCCCGACGGTGATCCGGATACCGAGCCGAGCGATGGCGCGGCCGAACGAACTGACGAGCCACGCTACGCCCGGGGGGCGATGGAGGCCCACGATGCCGACACTCGCGCACGGTTCTGGAAGCTCCGGAAATCAGGGCTCCCGATCCTGCTCTCACGGACCTCCGACGCGAAGCACATCTCGTTCATCGAGGACTGTGCCGTCCCGGCCGATCGCCTTCCGGAGTACGTCGCCGGTTTTCAGGAGATCCTCGACGACAACGACACGTTCGCGAGTTTCTACGCCCACGCCGGTCCCGGTGTGCTCCACGTTCGGCCGCTGATCGACACCAAAACCGTCGACGGCGTCGAGACGATGGAGCGCATCGCCGACGCCGTTACCGATCTCGTGGTCGATCTTGATGGATCGGTCTCGGGTGAACACGGCGACGGCCGGGCCCGCACCCAGTGGAACCGGAAACTCTACGGCGACCATCTCTGGGAGGTGTTTCGCGACCTCAAGCGTGCGTTCGATCCCGATTGGCTGCTGAACCCGGGCCAGGTCTGTGGCTTCCTCGATGAGGCGGCGGGCGACACTGGGGAGGAGTGTGCGGACGCACCTGATCTGGCCGCAAACCTCCGGTTCGACCCCGACTACGAGTTCGACGCCGGGTTCGATCCCGTACTCCAGTGGGACAACGAGAACGGCTTCGAGGGGATGGCCGAGCTTTGTCACGGCTGCGGCGGCTGTCGTGGTCACCAGTCGACCACCGGTGGCACGATGTGTCCGACCTATCGCGCCGCAGAGGAGGAAATTCTGAGTACGCGCGGCCGGGCGAACCTGCTCCGGCAGGCGATGAGCGGCGATCTCGCTGAAGACGAGGCGTTCGACGTCGAGTTCATGAACGAGGTGATGGACCTCTGTATCGGCTGCAAGGGCTGTGTGAACGACTGCCCGAGCGAAGTCGACATGGCCAAGATGAAAGCCGAAGTCACTCACGAACACCACCAGCGCCACGGGGTGAGCCTTCGCGACCGTGTTTTTGCGAACATCGATCGGCTCTCGGCGCTCGGGAGTCGCCTCGCGCCGCTCTCGAACTGGGCGTCCGAAATCTCGGGCGCACGCACCGTACTGGAAAAGACCGTCGGGATCGCCGCCGAGCGCAGTCTGCCGACCTTTCACGACGAGTCTTTCGAGGACTGGTTCGAAGCACGCGGCGGCGCGTGGGTGCCGGCCAGCGACGCCGAACGACAGGTTCTGCTGTTTCCGGACACCTACACCAACTACAACCATCCGGAAGCCGGGAAAGCCGCCGTCAGGGTGCTCGAAGCCGCCGGTGTCCACATCCGGCTGCCGCTCGGCGTCGCCGACAGCGGTCGGCCCGCGTTCTCGAAGGGGTTTCTCGACAAGGCACGTGCGGCCGCCGAGCAGAACGTCGCCGCGCTCGCGCCGCTGACTCGGCGGGGGTGGGACGTCGTGGTCGTCGAACCCTCCGACGCGGTGATGTTCCAGTCCGACTACCCGGACTTGCTCGGAGGCGATGATGAGAGCGTTCCGACAGGCACCGTCCCGGCCGGTGAGGGCGGCGAGCAGCCGGCAACGGACGGTGGATCGACGAAAAGCGATGTCGAAGTCGTTGCCAGAAGCACCTACGGCGTGATGGAGTACGTCGATCGGCTCCGTCTCGACGAGGCGCTCGACGCTGCCACCCCCGACGAATCACTCACGTATCACGGTCACTGCCACCAGAAAGCCACGAAGAAGGACCACCACGCTGTCGGCGTCCTGCGACGAGCGGGCTACGACATCGATCCGCTGGATTCGGGCTGCTGTGGGATGGCCGGTTCGTTCGGCTACGAGGCCGAACATCTCTCGATGAGTCGGGCGATCGCCGACGTGCTCTTCGATCAGGTGGGCCGAAGCGATGGCGATCGGGTCGTCGCGCCCGGTGCGTCCTGCCGGAGTCAACTCGGCGAGCGAGCGGACTCCGAGCCGCCACATCCGGTCGAGAAACTCGCCGAGACGCTCTGA
- a CDS encoding DUF7546 family protein — protein MSYDRIAIRDRLARVSPTPETLLWGAILVTAELLALLLYLVQPNVTPTAIRYYVYPFIWINVGLWALFRIDPPAASRRRRYAASALAVGYFAVLAYAGGLVGSGLGEMATGLRIAPLPPGQGPALIYGGEAIRLVLFPYRIVGYVALAALVYATVLDVAGSAIGGVLGLFSCVSCTWPVIASLVGGVAGGSSAVASAALSESYGLSTVIFVVTVGLLYWRPFGGE, from the coding sequence ATGAGCTACGACCGCATCGCCATCCGCGATCGCCTCGCCCGTGTCAGTCCGACCCCCGAAACTCTACTGTGGGGCGCGATTCTCGTCACCGCCGAACTTCTGGCGCTGTTGCTCTACCTCGTCCAGCCGAACGTGACGCCGACCGCGATCCGATACTACGTCTATCCGTTCATCTGGATCAACGTCGGTCTCTGGGCGCTCTTCCGGATCGATCCACCGGCAGCGAGTCGGCGGCGACGCTACGCCGCGAGTGCGCTCGCGGTCGGGTACTTCGCCGTGCTCGCGTACGCTGGCGGGCTCGTGGGCTCCGGTCTCGGCGAGATGGCGACCGGGCTCCGGATCGCCCCCCTGCCGCCGGGACAGGGCCCCGCACTGATCTATGGCGGTGAGGCGATCCGACTGGTGCTCTTCCCGTACAGGATCGTGGGCTACGTCGCGCTCGCCGCGCTCGTCTACGCCACCGTCCTCGACGTGGCGGGCTCGGCGATCGGGGGCGTTCTCGGACTGTTCTCGTGTGTGAGCTGTACGTGGCCCGTGATCGCCTCACTCGTCGGCGGCGTCGCCGGAGGCTCCTCGGCGGTCGCAAGTGCTGCACTTTCCGAATCGTACGGACTCTCGACCGTGATCTTCGTCGTCACGGTCGGACTGCTGTACTGGCGACCGTTCGGTGGCGAGTAG